From Salvia splendens isolate huo1 chromosome 3, SspV2, whole genome shotgun sequence, a single genomic window includes:
- the LOC121797361 gene encoding uncharacterized protein YDL183C-like produces the protein MRAKVVVFPIRGRNWCFSRSIDPSAAAAQSSTAPSTVTELWNKLSSSKPSEDSKVELAVDFFANKMNGAWSKLEKAPQGTLKNKIHGLGVKLLSRVKPSEIFFKSIPKEINRVDIVYPSSLNPRLVRRRLRHLAYRGSVIHTKYFYCSAIMVPLTSVFMVLPLPNIPFFWISFRAYSHWRASQGSEKLMHLVTDASYRPNPSDQTAKSEDSSSQDKNNENSTTSLFVFQPSEELEKLIQNKDDDCCLSEFAISKICQKYHLNVADVKKYSDSV, from the exons ATGAGGGCTAAAGTTGTGGTGTTTCCGATCAGAGGAAGGAATTGGTGTTTCAGCCGATCGATTGACCCGTCGGCGGCCGCCGCTCAGTCATCCACCGCTCCTTCGACGGTGACGGAGCTCTGGAACAAGCTCTCCAGCAGTAAGCCCTCCGAGGACTCGAAAGTTGAGCTCGCCGTTGATTTCTTCGCAAACAAG ATGAATGGAGCCTGGAGTAAGCTGGAGAAGGCGCCCCAAGGAACTTTGAAGAATAAAATTCATGG GCTTGGAGTGAAGTTGTTGTCACGTGTGAAGCCATCAGAAATCTTCTTTAAATCTATTCCAAAGGAGATTAATAGAGTGGATATCGTGTATCCATCGAG TTTGAATCCAAGACTTGTTCGCCGAAGACTCCGACATCTAGCGTACAG GGGATCTGTTATTCATACGAAATACTTCTACTGCTCAGCCATAATGGTGCCTTTGACATCAGTTTTCATG GTTCTTCCTTTGCCTAACATCCCATTCTTTTGGATCTCATTCCGCGCCTATTCTCACTGGAGAGCATCACAG GGAAGTGAAAAGCTGATGCACTTAGTCACTGACGCCTCCTATCGGCCCAATCCTTCTGATCAGACAGCCAAAAGCGAAGATAGTTCCTCACaggataaaaataatgaaaattcgACGACCTCTCTATTC GTTTTTCAGCCTTCAGAGGAACTGGAAAAGCTTATCCAAAACAAGGATGATGACTGTTGTCTGAGCGAGTTTGCGATATCAAAGATTTGCCAGAAATACCATCTTAATGTTGCAGATGTGAAGAAATACAGCGATTCAGTTTAG
- the LOC121794130 gene encoding 26S proteasome regulatory subunit 7 isoform X1 produces the protein MAHDPEDEIKDEKNPKPLDEDDIALLKTYGLGPYSNSIKKAEKEIKEMAKKINDLCGIKESDTGLAAPSQWDLVSDKQMMQEEQPLQVARCTKIINPNTEDAKYVINVKQIAKFVVGLGDKVSPTDIEEGMRVGVDRNKYQIQIPLPPKIDPSVTMMTVEEKPDVTYNDVGGCKEQIEKMREVVELPMLHPEKFVKLGIDPPKGVLCYGPPGTGKTLLARAVANRTDACFIRVIGSELVQKYVGEGARMVRELFQMARSKKACIVFFDEVDAIGGARFDDGVGGDNEVQRTMLEIVNQLDGFDARGNIKVLMATNRPDTLDPALLRPGRLDRKVEFGLPDLESRTQIFKIHTRTMNCERDIRFELLARLCPNSTGADIRSVCTEAGMYAIRARRKTVTEKDFLDAVNKVIKGYQKFSATPKYMVYN, from the exons ATGGCGCACGATCCAGAGGATGAGATCAAGGACGAGAAGAATCCTAAGCCTCTCGATGAAGATGATATCGCCCTCCTCAAAACCTAT GGTTTGGGACCTTACTCGAACAGCATAAAGAAAGCTGAGAAGGAAATCAAGGAGATGGCGAAGAAGATTAATGATTTATGTG GTATTAAGGAATCGGACACTGGTTTAGCTGCACCAAGTCAGTGGGATCTTGTATCTGATAAGCAAATGATGCAGGAGGAACAGCCTCTTCAG GTTGCACGATGCACAAAGATAATCAATCCAAACACAGAGGATGCCAAGTATGTTATAAATGTCAAGCAGATTGCCAAG TTTGTTGTGGGACTTGGTGATAAAGTTTCACCTACTGATATTGAAGAAGGCATGCGTGTTGG CGTGGACAGGAATAAATATCAAATTCAGATTCCTTTGCCTCCAAAGATTGATCCAAGTGTTACAATGATGACGGTGGAGGAAAAGCCAGATGTTACATATAATGATGTTGGAGGATGCAAGGAGCAGATTGAAAAGATGAGAGAG GTGGTTGAGCTGCCTATGCTTCACCCTGAAAAGTTTGTAAAGCTGGGGATTGATCCTCCCAAGGGTGTTCTTTGCTATGGTCCCCCTGGAACTGGCAAAACTCTGCTAGCGAGAGCAGTGGCTAATCGAACCGATGCGTGCTTTATCCGTGTTATTGGTAGTGAGCTTGTTCAGAAATATGTTGGTGAGGGAGCTCGGATGGTTCGTGAACTATTTCAG ATGGCTCGCTCGAAAAAAGCTTGTATTGTATTTTTTGATGAAGTAGATGCTATTGGAGGTGCACGTTTTGATGATGGGGTGGGTGGAGACAATGAGGTTCAACGCACCATGCTTGAAATCGTGAATCAGCTAGATGGATTTGATGCTCGTGGAAATATTAAAGTTCTGATGGCAACTAACCG ACCTGATACCCTTGATCCGGCGCTTTTACGTCCTGGAAGACTAGATCGCAAAGTCGAATTTGGACTGCCAGATCTCGAGAGCAGGACCCAGATCTTCAAGATTCACACACGCACAATGAACTGTGAGAGGGACATCCGGTTTGAACTTCTTGCTCGGCTGTGCCCAAATTCCACTG GCGCCGACATAAGAAGTGTGTGCACAGAAGCAGGAATGTACGCTATCCGTGCAAGAAGGAAGACGGTGACTGAGAAAGATTTTCTTGATGCTGTCAACAAAGTCATCAAAGGATATCAGAAATTCAGTGCAACACCCAAGTATATGGTTTACAATTAA
- the LOC121794130 gene encoding 26S proteasome regulatory subunit 7 isoform X2, translated as MAHDPEDEIKDEKNPKPLDEDDIALLKTYGLGPYSNSIKKAEKEIKEMAKKINDLCGIKESDTGLAAPSQWDLVSDKQMMQEEQPLQVARCTKIINPNTEDAKYVINVKQIAKFVVGLGDKVSPTDIEEGMRVGVDRNKYQIQIPLPPKIDPSVTMMTVEEKPDVTYNDVGGCKEQIEKMREVVELPMLHPEKFVKLGIDPPKGVLCYGPPGTGKTLLARAVANRTDACFIRVIGSELVQKYVGEGARMVRELFQMARSKKACIVFFDEVDAIGGARFDDGVGGDNEVQRTMLEIVNQLDGFDARGNIKVLMATNRPDTLDPALLRPGRLDRKVEFGLPDLESRTQIFKIHTRTMNCERDIRRRHKKCVHRSRNVRYPCKKEDGD; from the exons ATGGCGCACGATCCAGAGGATGAGATCAAGGACGAGAAGAATCCTAAGCCTCTCGATGAAGATGATATCGCCCTCCTCAAAACCTAT GGTTTGGGACCTTACTCGAACAGCATAAAGAAAGCTGAGAAGGAAATCAAGGAGATGGCGAAGAAGATTAATGATTTATGTG GTATTAAGGAATCGGACACTGGTTTAGCTGCACCAAGTCAGTGGGATCTTGTATCTGATAAGCAAATGATGCAGGAGGAACAGCCTCTTCAG GTTGCACGATGCACAAAGATAATCAATCCAAACACAGAGGATGCCAAGTATGTTATAAATGTCAAGCAGATTGCCAAG TTTGTTGTGGGACTTGGTGATAAAGTTTCACCTACTGATATTGAAGAAGGCATGCGTGTTGG CGTGGACAGGAATAAATATCAAATTCAGATTCCTTTGCCTCCAAAGATTGATCCAAGTGTTACAATGATGACGGTGGAGGAAAAGCCAGATGTTACATATAATGATGTTGGAGGATGCAAGGAGCAGATTGAAAAGATGAGAGAG GTGGTTGAGCTGCCTATGCTTCACCCTGAAAAGTTTGTAAAGCTGGGGATTGATCCTCCCAAGGGTGTTCTTTGCTATGGTCCCCCTGGAACTGGCAAAACTCTGCTAGCGAGAGCAGTGGCTAATCGAACCGATGCGTGCTTTATCCGTGTTATTGGTAGTGAGCTTGTTCAGAAATATGTTGGTGAGGGAGCTCGGATGGTTCGTGAACTATTTCAG ATGGCTCGCTCGAAAAAAGCTTGTATTGTATTTTTTGATGAAGTAGATGCTATTGGAGGTGCACGTTTTGATGATGGGGTGGGTGGAGACAATGAGGTTCAACGCACCATGCTTGAAATCGTGAATCAGCTAGATGGATTTGATGCTCGTGGAAATATTAAAGTTCTGATGGCAACTAACCG ACCTGATACCCTTGATCCGGCGCTTTTACGTCCTGGAAGACTAGATCGCAAAGTCGAATTTGGACTGCCAGATCTCGAGAGCAGGACCCAGATCTTCAAGATTCACACACGCACAATGAACTGTGAGAGGGACATCCG GCGCCGACATAAGAAGTGTGTGCACAGAAGCAGGAATGTACGCTATCCGTGCAAGAAGGAAGACGGTGACTGA
- the LOC121794129 gene encoding salviol synthase-like, producing MELNMASTLIAIPILILPFLLFVLLFLKSQKISKSSKIYSHIPGPKTLPLIGNLHLLLRTDSPPHMFRRLAAEHGPLMHLQLGEIHFLIISSVAFAKQMMRTHDINFANRSSTLVGETLSYNYSEIVAAPYGDQWRHLRKICTLELLNAARVQSFRPIREQESLNFCKQMASFEGSPVNLSDDLYLMAYDVTTRAVVGNKTKERGVMTSIILEITHLATGFMLADLYPSVKLLPLITGDQMKIQRMYRKVDRLLDSIIEEHKADKAAGDGGEVDDLLDVLLRIQQDGTEFPLTTHNIKAVVLNMFIAGTDTGTISVEWAMSEMMRNPSILSKAQEEVRKVFDDKGYVDEAKFDELKYMRLVIKETLRLHPALPLLIPRMNVERCEIDGYEIPAKTRVIVNAWALGRDPEYWNDAEKFIPERFEGSSVDFKGNNLEYIPFGSGRRMCPGMLFGLANVEFLLAMFLYHFDWKMPNGMKHEDLDMTESFGGTVRRKNPLRLVPIVKRPFPTHV from the exons ATGGAGTTAAACATGGCATCCACACTCATAGCTATACCTATACTGATACTCCCCTTTCTCCTCTTTGTGTTGTTATTTCTCAAATCTCAAAAAATCTCAAAATCATCAAAAATTTACTCACACATCCCCGGCCCCAAAACCCTCCCTCTCATCGGCAACCTCCACCTCCTTCTCCGCACCGACTCCCCCCCGCACATGTTCCGCCGCCTCGCGGCGGAACACGGCCCCCTTATGCACCTCCAGCTCGGCGAAATCCACTTCCTCATCATCTCCTCCGTCGCCTTCGCCAAACAGATGATGAGGACTCACGACATCAACTTCGCCAACCGCTCCTCGACCCTCGTCGGGGAGACGCTCTCCTACAACTACTCCGAGATCGTCGCCGCCCCCTACGGCGACCAGTGGCGCCATCTCCGGAAGATCTGCACGCTCGAGCTCCTCAACGCCGCGCGCGTGCAGTCCTTCCGCCCCATCCGAGAGCAGGAGAGTCTAAATTTCTGCAAACAGATGGCTTCCTTCGAAGGCTCTCCGGTGAACCTGTCGGACGATCTCTACCTGATGGCGTACGACGTGACGACGAGGGCGGTGGTCGGGAACAAGACGAAGGAGCGCGGCGTGATGACTTCGATAATCCTGGAGATCACTCATCTGGCGACGGGGTTCATGCTGGCGGATCTGTATCCTTCCGTGAAGTTGCTGCCGTTGATCACCGGAGACCAGATGAAGATCCAACGGATGTATCGGAAAGTAGACAGACTGCTGGATAGCATCATCGAGGAGCATAAAGCCGACAAAGCCGCCGGGGATGGTGGCGAGGTGGATGATCTGTTGGATGTTCTGCTCAGGATTCAGCAAGATGGAACTGAATTCCCTCTCACCACTCACAATATCAAAGCTGTGGTTCTG AATATGTTCATAGCTGGAACCGACACGGGAACCATCAGTGTGGAATGGGCAATGTCAGAGATGATGAGAAACCCAAGCATACTCAGCAAGGCACAAGAAGAAGTGAGGAAGGTTTTTGACGACAAGGGATACGTAGATGAAGCCAAGTTTGATGAGCTAAAATACATGAGATTAGTCATCAAAGAGACACTGAGATTGCACCCTGCGCTTCCGCTTTTAATCCCGAGAATGAACGTCGAAAGATGTGAAATTGATGGATACGAAATCCCGGCAAAAACCAGAGTGATAGTGAATGCATGGGCACTGGGAAGGGATCCCGAGTATTGGAACGATGCAGAGAAGTTTATACCAGAGAGATTCGAGGGGAGCTCCGTCGATTTCAAAGGGAACAATCTAGAATATATACCTTTTGGTTCAGGAAGGAGAATGTGCCCTGGCATGTTGTTCGGACTAGCAAACGTAGAGTTTCTGCTTGCTATGTTTCTGTATCACTTCGATTGGAAAATGCCAAACGGGATGAAACATGAAGATTTGGATATGACGGAGTCCTTTGGTGGAACTGTTAGAAGGAAAAACCCTTTGCGTTTGGTTCCCATTGTTAAACGACCTTTTCCAACCCATGTTTGA